The Carassius gibelio isolate Cgi1373 ecotype wild population from Czech Republic chromosome B18, carGib1.2-hapl.c, whole genome shotgun sequence sequence GCTGGAGCTTGCAACTGTGGTGCCACCTGCAAGTGCACTAATTGCCAGTGTAAAACATGCAAGAAGAGTAcgtaatttaacttttttttacatttatttattttttaaatccgtCGGGTGACTAACTCCTCTTTCTCACAGGCTGCTGTCCCTGCTGCCCGTCTGGATGCAGCAAGTGCGCCTCTGGATGCGTGTGTAAGGGCAATTCCTGCGGCTCCAGCTGCTGTCAGTGACGAGGTCAACGTGATGCTTTGTTACAGTGTGAACTTGTTCGTCTGGGCTGAGCGTCTTCGTTTTTGCATCGCATGAATGTTGTCTTTTtacaagatgatgatgatgataaatggcCTCCTGTTCTCAAGTCTTAACTGTTTCATGTTGCGAAATCTATTAACAAAGGCTAAAGAGAAACCATGTACTGCTACGAATAAGACTTTCACACGATATCTGTTCTTCATTTACACCACTGTAAGTTTCTGCAATGTATTTGTCTATAAAATATAACTGTCAGCAGTTATTGGTGTGGTGCTTCATTTCACATCTGTTTGGTATTTGTACTGTCCATGGAAGTTTCAACTTGGAGAGTTGGCTCTTGCAACGTGCTATTTTCGTAGTGCAAGTCTATTTATAAAggacaaaatgttaaaatctgaGTTTAATAATGATCGAGTACAATACATAAGTTGCATGCATTCAATAAATGCAGAGCTAAATGTATAAAGCTCTCCTTGTTTCTTACTGACTTCATAACGATTAGTTTTAATATGAAGGTTTAATTTGCTGATGTTCTTATTTTGGGGTGTAAGTAATGAGATAATAGTATTCATTTAATATTACCGTAATTCCAAATGCTTACTTGGGCTACTTCATGTAGCTATATATCAAATATCGCCATCATAGATCAAGTATAACATAGGACATCGCTGTATAATCACCGTCAGGGttcagcaaattttttttttcaagcaatcTTACAGAAATTGTATCTGACCTGATCTCATTTATATAAGTTATTGTAAACCGAAACCTCTGAATAAAGTTCTATCGAGTCGCGTGTGCTTCTGGGAAGAATAGATTTGAACCAATCAGCGCGTGCTCTATGGAACCCGAGAGTTCACGCGGGGCTTGTGTTTAGCATAGGGGCTAAAGTGGAAATTATCATACTATAGCCGCTCTAAGGATTCGCATTCAGGTAGGGGGGTTGTTAAATATGCGTTCATTAATTACCTAGTTAATAGCTAGTTAATTGACGTCTCATTTGACGGGTGTCTGTCTGGGACGCGTTTGCCGACAGCACCTCATGTCAAGTTAGCTTGCTAGCAAGAGACAGTCGTTTTTAGTCACTAACGTTGTTTCACAAGCTATCATTCATTCAGTGTGGTACTAATTATGTGTTTTATATGttccatttaataaaaatagaatgctaaataaatgagtatgtAACGATACTGTTTATTTGACTTTATTCATAGTAGTTCACGTTAATCGTGTCTTTCACATCCTAAAGTTAATAAGTATAATTATGTAACGTTAGTGAAAATCAAGCAGTTACCACTGtacaataatacaaatttaacatGGAATGTCCTTCAAACTGTAGGTTTATCTATGTAAAAAGCTTTCAGAGGTTCTTTCAGTATTATTGTAATGAAAAGAGCTGTAGTAAGTGATCATTTGATGCGTTAAAGCTACTATGGAAACTACTCAGTACAAATTGTGCATATCACCATGT is a genomic window containing:
- the mt2 gene encoding metallothionein-2; protein product: MDPCDCAKTGACNCGATCKCTNCQCKTCKKSCCPCCPSGCSKCASGCVCKGNSCGSSCCQ